From Bacteroidota bacterium, one genomic window encodes:
- the kdsB gene encoding 3-deoxy-manno-octulosonate cytidylyltransferase → MKIIGIIPARYASTRFPGKPLAVIDGKTMIARVATQAMKSKKLSEVVVATDDARIAEEVEKNNFRFVMTSASHRSGTDRCAEAAEIMGGVFDAVINIQGDEPFIRHEQIDLLASLFEDEKVQIGTLVKKLSDDADLDDANVMKVVLDHENNGMYFSRSPIPFVRGEEKKNWPQKHFFYKHIGIYGYRADVLQKLAKLSPGKLELAESLEQLRWLENGFKIKTAFTEMETISIDTPEDLQKLKKAGLV, encoded by the coding sequence ATGAAGATCATCGGCATCATACCTGCGCGTTACGCGTCCACGCGATTTCCCGGAAAACCTCTTGCGGTTATCGATGGGAAAACAATGATCGCACGCGTGGCCACACAGGCGATGAAATCAAAAAAACTTTCGGAAGTGGTCGTGGCAACCGATGATGCACGCATTGCAGAAGAAGTTGAAAAAAATAATTTCAGGTTCGTGATGACCTCCGCTTCCCACCGCAGCGGAACAGATCGCTGTGCAGAAGCTGCGGAGATCATGGGCGGAGTATTTGATGCCGTGATCAATATTCAGGGTGATGAACCTTTCATCCGGCACGAACAGATCGATTTGCTTGCATCTCTTTTCGAAGATGAAAAAGTTCAGATCGGCACATTGGTGAAAAAACTTTCTGACGATGCTGATCTCGACGATGCGAACGTGATGAAAGTTGTGCTTGACCATGAAAATAACGGAATGTATTTCAGCCGCTCACCGATTCCATTTGTTCGAGGTGAAGAAAAAAAGAACTGGCCGCAGAAACATTTTTTCTACAAACACATCGGCATCTACGGATATCGCGCTGACGTTTTACAAAAACTCGCAAAACTTTCTCCCGGAAAACTTGAACTTGCGGAATCACTCGAACAATTGCGCTGGCTGGAAAACGGTTTTAAAATAAAAACCGCGTTCACCGAAATGGAAACAATTTCCATTGACACACCGGAAGATCTTCAGAAACTTAAAAAAGCGGGATTGGTTTAA
- a CDS encoding type I asparaginase, whose protein sequence is MAKRSILLIYTGGTIGMIHDPVTGRLKPFNFKRLLQEVPELKKFDVKIDTHSFRKPIDSSDMHPRVWKELAEIVEKKYKNYDGFVILHGTDTMGYTASALSFMFENLGKPVILTGSQLPIGTNRTDGKENLITAIEIASDYRNDKPVVPEVCIYFEFSLYRGNRTRKFSAEQFRAFQSPNYPALAEAGVHLKYNKAFIASKPKGKLSVNTKLDEHVAILKMFPGISREAVEAMLHIKDLRALVLETFGSGNTNTEKWFLQALEKAVKKGLIILNITQCDAGRVEQGRYETSSGLAKAGVIGGADMTTEAALTKLMSVLANEKNISRVKKQLVTDLRGELT, encoded by the coding sequence ATGGCAAAACGCTCCATACTTCTCATTTATACCGGCGGCACTATCGGGATGATCCACGATCCCGTTACCGGGCGACTGAAGCCATTCAATTTCAAAAGACTTTTGCAGGAAGTTCCTGAGTTGAAAAAATTCGATGTGAAGATTGATACGCATTCATTCAGGAAACCGATCGATTCTTCCGACATGCACCCGCGCGTGTGGAAAGAACTCGCAGAGATCGTCGAAAAAAAATATAAAAATTATGATGGCTTTGTGATATTGCATGGAACGGATACGATGGGCTATACCGCGTCAGCCCTGAGTTTCATGTTTGAAAATCTCGGCAAGCCGGTTATTCTTACCGGTTCGCAATTACCAATAGGAACGAACCGCACCGATGGAAAAGAAAACCTGATTACTGCAATAGAAATTGCATCCGATTATCGTAACGATAAACCTGTTGTTCCGGAAGTGTGCATTTATTTTGAATTCTCATTGTACCGCGGCAACCGAACGAGAAAATTCAGTGCAGAACAATTCCGTGCTTTTCAATCGCCCAATTATCCCGCGCTCGCTGAAGCAGGCGTTCATCTCAAATACAACAAAGCATTCATTGCTTCAAAACCGAAAGGAAAATTAAGCGTGAATACAAAACTGGATGAACATGTTGCTATCTTGAAAATGTTTCCTGGTATTTCACGGGAAGCAGTGGAAGCTATGCTGCACATAAAAGATCTTCGTGCGCTCGTGCTCGAGACTTTCGGTTCAGGAAATACGAATACAGAAAAATGGTTTTTGCAGGCGCTTGAAAAAGCGGTGAAGAAAGGATTGATCATTCTCAACATTACGCAGTGTGATGCAGGACGAGTAGAGCAGGGGCGTTACGAAACCAGTTCGGGCCTTGCTAAAGCAGGAGTTATTGGTGGAGCAGATATGACAACGGAAGCAGCGCTTACAAAACTCATGTCGGTATTGGCCAATGAAAAAAATATTTCACGCGTAAAAAAGCAACTCGTAACAGATCTGCGCGGTGAACTGACTTAG
- a CDS encoding TatD family hydrolase: MIFTDTHAHLYSEKFDGDRKEMMLRAMEQGVKRIFLPAIDSESHDQLLALAEEYPSVCFPMMGLHPCSVHPDTIEREIALIREWHSKRKFVAVGETGIDLYWDKAHLELQKKIFAEQIDLALQLDLPIIIHSRNSFNECFEIVKQKQNGNLRGIFHCFSDGISEAEKIVALGGFMMGIGGVLTFKNSGLDKVVDKFAMEHFVLETDAPYLAPVPYRGKRNESSYLVEAAKKISEIKKISVEEVADITTENSKKIFQV, from the coding sequence ATGATTTTCACCGATACACATGCCCACCTTTACTCAGAAAAATTCGACGGCGACCGGAAGGAGATGATGTTGCGCGCGATGGAGCAGGGCGTAAAAAGAATTTTTCTTCCGGCCATTGATTCAGAAAGTCACGATCAGCTTCTTGCATTGGCAGAGGAATATCCGTCGGTATGTTTTCCAATGATGGGATTACATCCGTGCTCCGTTCATCCCGATACGATTGAAAGAGAGATCGCGCTCATTCGCGAGTGGCATAGCAAAAGAAAATTTGTCGCCGTTGGTGAAACAGGTATCGATCTTTACTGGGATAAAGCGCATCTTGAGTTGCAGAAAAAAATATTTGCTGAACAGATTGATCTCGCTTTGCAACTGGATCTTCCCATCATCATTCATTCGCGCAATTCATTCAACGAATGTTTTGAAATTGTGAAACAGAAACAGAACGGGAACCTCCGTGGAATTTTTCATTGCTTCTCCGATGGAATTTCCGAAGCAGAAAAAATTGTTGCGCTCGGCGGATTCATGATGGGCATAGGCGGCGTGCTCACTTTTAAAAATTCCGGCCTCGACAAAGTGGTGGATAAATTCGCGATGGAACATTTCGTCCTTGAAACAGATGCGCCTTACTTAGCGCCGGTACCGTATCGCGGAAAAAGAAATGAATCATCTTATCTGGTAGAAGCGGCGAAAAAAATTTCAGAGATAAAAAAAATAAGTGTGGAAGAAGTTGCGGATATTACCACGGAGAATTCAAAAAAAATATTCCAGGTGTGA